In Methanobacterium veterum, a single genomic region encodes these proteins:
- a CDS encoding tetratricopeptide repeat protein, whose translation MISKLNRALKKLIFILWEVFIIGLFSGFKKNSLIKKGIEFEEQGKYQEALECYDEILKIDPKYAKAWYNKGVTFGKMGKSEDALSAYDNALELDPKDVKSWYNKAITLEKFGKYKNAIECYDNALNLDPSMYQLWNNKGNALGNLGKNEEAILCYNKSIELDPNKFRAWYNKGNVLKDLERFEEAIECYNKAVNLDSKYVDAWFNKGIVLGNLGKYNEELECFDKALELEPMNAKIWLVKGLVFLQGDKYVYALDCLDKALKIDPQYIMAYYYKGIVLGELEKNQEALKCLTKTLELDPDFEPAKKAKKAILSYKS comes from the coding sequence TTGATTTCTAAATTGAATAGGGCATTAAAAAAACTCATCTTTATTTTGTGGGAGGTGTTTATTATAGGTTTATTTAGTGGTTTTAAGAAGAATTCACTTATTAAAAAGGGGATTGAATTTGAAGAGCAAGGGAAGTATCAAGAGGCTTTAGAGTGTTATGATGAAATTCTCAAAATAGATCCAAAGTATGCTAAAGCATGGTACAATAAAGGGGTTACTTTTGGAAAGATGGGGAAGTCTGAGGATGCTTTGAGTGCTTATGATAATGCTTTAGAGTTAGATCCAAAAGATGTTAAATCGTGGTATAATAAGGCTATTACTCTTGAAAAGTTTGGAAAATATAAAAACGCAATTGAGTGTTATGATAATGCCTTAAATCTTGATCCAAGCATGTATCAATTATGGAATAATAAGGGTAATGCTCTTGGAAATCTTGGAAAAAATGAAGAAGCTATTTTGTGTTATAATAAATCTATAGAATTAGATCCAAATAAATTTCGAGCGTGGTATAATAAGGGCAATGTTTTAAAAGATCTTGAGCGATTTGAAGAAGCTATTGAATGTTATAATAAAGCAGTAAATTTAGATTCAAAGTACGTTGATGCATGGTTTAATAAAGGAATTGTTCTTGGAAACCTTGGAAAGTATAATGAAGAATTAGAATGTTTTGATAAAGCTTTAGAATTAGAACCCATGAATGCAAAAATATGGCTTGTTAAAGGACTTGTTTTTTTGCAAGGTGATAAGTATGTATATGCTCTTGATTGTTTAGATAAAGCCTTAAAAATTGATCCACAATATATAATGGCATATTATTATAAAGGCATTGTTTTAGGAGAACTTGAAAAGAATCAAGAGGCTTTAAAATGTTTAACTAAAACTTTAGAACTTGATCCTGATTTTGAGCCTGCTAAGAAGGCAAAAAAAGCTATTTTGTCTTATAAATCTTAA
- a CDS encoding right-handed parallel beta-helix repeat-containing protein, translating into MKKKYVFIILISMFLMLISITGTVSAANHTVNPGDSIQSVINNASSNDTIIVNDNNGSAYTYTGNLIINKTLQLKAKSGSKVTIRASNSSKPSITVNSLGTGAFIQGFTIIGATNSSGIYLNGVLSCNITGNNLNGNYYGVYVYGSSSNNIVLGNTIANSTYSGIILNSNNNTVQNDILTGNLRGILLSGGNYNTIQNNTITNTGSYGIGLNNAYNNIFQKNTIAGSTSFGLNIQNGSNGNIIRSNVIKNNNYGIYILNSAITITFNEITGNTVHGLYSVNGTANAINNWWGSNNLTVSSSSGSDIYGNGGTVTYNPWLVLTIGSSSDIVSKSSSSSVTADLTRNNQGTNTSSSGTVPDGIPVNFSKTLGTISSPVSTRNGKATATFNSGTTTGTATVSAVLDRQTVNKTITIISGVYNTRTKKTFSTIQAAINDATTSNGDTILLGGGTYAANIVISKRLSLMPAYGGNVILQASNSSLPTVTAFYGGSGSLIKGFTIRGATNSYGVYISSYVNSCNVTGNIITNNLYGILIDANSTRISGNNITGNAHDGIYFENVNNNYITGNNVTANGGNGIINYYSRNNAISGNKVANNTGNGIVLYYANNNTVSGNNVMGNIQEGIFLYNSNSTIVSGNNVTGNNADGIAIGYANNNTLSGNNLTANVHNGIDISYANNNTISGNSISGNNVTVVGVHIEYSSTNRVSGNNITCNSISGIFFNDARNNTISGNNVTGNDRGIYLYNSNSTVVSGNNVKDNILDGICLDSSNNNTISVNDASFNGLNGIIVGYANNNTISGNNATNNVHHGIYLDLANGNCVSGNIASNNVLSGICADSSNNTTLVGSKVTDNDQMGIFITYSNGILISGNNVTKNGINGTIYGGIIIGYSNNSTISENNITNNTENGILLYNSRNDIIFGNNVTNNTEGIALQNASNITISMNDAINSILNGITLLYSSNNTISRNNVTNNHYAGIYVDNSDSTRITENTIINNQNGIYLYFSPATVNFNRIARNSVGGLINAYSSFVNATNNWWGTNNPTVSSSNVSDICILGGNVIYNPWIVLAVNSVHCINGTFNITADLTHNNHGTDLSQLGHVPDGIIINFTTDYGIIVRNVNTINGKAVSQLNSTVNSIANITVTLDNQIVSKTVNIFNIYNTVTQKGFSSIQAAIDDLSTSDGDVIEIMSGTYRENIVVNKRIVIMAFPGENVTIQAVNSLSSIVTVNPGVTVTIFNLIFANGNYASGPGGAIYNRGNLTVINCTFRNNTAYWGGAICNDGNLTVTGSTFMGNTAIHDGGAINSNNVLNVNNCVFTNNVAQHVCGAIINWQGTMNVTGSGFTGNTAAMEGSTIGNYYGSANINFNRIVVSGNYGLYNANGGVVNATNNWWGSNTDPTTNSSNIRNNGGTVTYNPWLVLNLTANPTRTNGNSTVTADLTHNSNGADTSSGGHVPDNIPVNFTTTLGNMASPVYTRNGKAILTFNSGTVTSGVASVTATLDGQILQMNITIDAIAPTVNATLATGLYNITQYVNLTASDAVDSNPVIYYTTDGSTPTTSSTVYVGPILLTTTTTLKFMAVDFTGNKSPVGIKYYIFSPVGNLNTGLGYSSIQNAIDDILTVNGNIIVVANGTYLENIVLNKNLTITPYDGNVTIQAASPNSPIITINSGGNGSLILGFTLTGANGTSSSGIYLNNASNCTIMGNILTSNYYGLLLASSTNNTIWDNNLTGNLMGGIWFNSSDNNTIYSNIITNNSGHGIYLYNSGNTLIMANTVQNNLMNGIELNNSSNCTIYENTITDNHQNGIKATSSSADINFNIITGNTFYGLYNMGNGALNATNNWWGTNNPVVSLTSPSDINIAGGTVTYDPWLVLSLTGSMITVTHNSTSDCEITADLTQDNHGNDTSSSGTIPDGLPVNFTTTLGTINSTGTIRSGRAIVILTSSSSDGATTVAATVNNWQVSKAFHKSFSSIQSAVNDPLTIDGDVIFVTNGTYIENIVVNKNLTIISEGNVTVQALNSSNPVFTVNDCSDSMIYGFTITGATHSSAIYLNRVSSCYVLDNTIAGNGLNSTGDFGYGIFLNSTTNCTVSGNILQNNLGGIDLEYSNNTLLSGNNITNSMLRGIYLYQANNTTISGNNLANNDCGILSEYSNNLTVTSNDIKNNTYQGIYLYNSSGDLHFNRIVGNGEYGLLSRGGTVNATNNWWGTNNPAVSSAKPSAIYVISGSVLYNPWLVLTITPTSYKVSDGKIYESTITADLNHNSNGEYLSTITYIPEGIPVNFTTDNGTITNSSSTVKGEASATLVLNPNLQSGLTNVTANVDGQNVSAAVDRSANATILIASTAIDLSTGQPLSLSYVLPLNESVSWVSVLWKSTSSDFGVFQNEVDLIVNGAVVLNRTVSNINYLYYKNSYSPKVWYNVNFLNWLFSESAASKMALQSIIQQNPELQNLTGDDLEIGILNIIKENNGFTNSEMNMIANHRYFTDDIATYIKYPGDAAKKITVEDPDSNELIDLDFTGNPISRVSTMIYANGGYFHVDDPVNPTSLVYKYAGYEGVRSFAIVTTKVTDDILQYWLDQKDRTDVNGTLLYPDGPMKAAYGTFLEALLMIKCHDMVADQAAAQYNVSWTRTTPIIVSVFDDAYCTVLTLECSHRFGMDVIGDVSNITAFRYACSSAVNPIEHMVGESLFPGGNSTSIVMGLGQMIFNGEMVDLFMSNGYFVMKSADNSLFLVLDPETGILRDVMVLNSSLSGSWCYSDQQAEWAHDLGEKLINGIENIPWMSFIPILGINLNMFGSSGSILQGSGSLMSIFEYVGVDGPAAEVLASLTRFAKNPLTAAVIGVGITTFVVGNYLCDKYNWPPHRDFNQDVQTVKDLVYNSASKTIGFLISSVSYGSNKINVDISKTIDFLNKIDCDDELDDAQTTLWDFWGPQAFKNLGTGGSDGNSTEWANTFLNTFRFIKKQSIDMYKGILAGDPVAFAKGAAGTGVGLGLLSVLTRGVIYDTIEESYQKYKNYDLNNSTSGGFGGGGGSAFP; encoded by the coding sequence ATGAAGAAAAAATATGTATTTATTATACTCATAAGCATGTTTTTAATGTTAATTTCGATAACTGGAACTGTTTCAGCGGCTAATCATACTGTTAATCCTGGAGACAGTATTCAGTCTGTTATAAACAATGCTTCGTCTAATGACACTATTATTGTTAATGATAACAACGGTTCTGCTTATACTTATACTGGAAATTTGATTATAAATAAAACACTGCAATTAAAAGCTAAATCTGGCAGTAAAGTAACTATTAGGGCTTCTAATTCTTCAAAACCATCTATTACAGTGAATTCACTGGGAACGGGTGCTTTTATTCAGGGGTTCACAATTATTGGTGCCACTAACTCTTCGGGAATTTATTTAAATGGGGTTTTAAGTTGTAATATTACTGGAAATAATTTAAATGGTAATTATTATGGAGTTTATGTTTATGGTAGTTCGAGTAATAATATTGTATTGGGGAATACAATAGCAAATAGCACTTATTCTGGAATTATTTTAAATTCTAACAATAATACTGTACAGAATGATATTTTAACTGGTAATTTGCGAGGAATACTCCTTAGTGGAGGTAATTACAATACTATTCAAAATAACACTATAACAAACACGGGTTCTTATGGAATTGGATTAAATAATGCATATAATAACATATTCCAGAAAAATACTATAGCCGGTAGCACTTCTTTTGGGTTAAATATCCAAAATGGTTCAAATGGCAATATAATTAGGAGTAACGTTATAAAAAATAATAATTATGGAATTTACATTCTTAATTCAGCTATTACTATCACTTTCAATGAAATAACTGGAAATACTGTACATGGATTGTATTCTGTAAATGGAACAGCAAATGCAATAAATAATTGGTGGGGTTCTAACAATCTTACAGTATCATCAAGTAGTGGAAGTGATATTTATGGCAATGGGGGAACAGTAACCTACAATCCATGGCTTGTACTTACTATTGGCAGTTCTTCGGATATTGTGTCTAAAAGTAGTTCTTCCAGTGTAACTGCAGATCTAACTCGTAATAATCAGGGAACTAACACATCTTCCTCTGGCACCGTTCCAGATGGTATACCAGTAAACTTTTCCAAAACATTGGGAACCATTAGCAGTCCTGTATCTACAAGAAATGGTAAGGCAACTGCTACATTTAATTCAGGTACAACAACAGGTACAGCTACTGTTTCGGCTGTATTAGACAGACAAACAGTTAATAAAACAATTACTATTATATCTGGTGTATACAATACCAGAACCAAGAAAACGTTCTCTACTATACAAGCCGCTATAAATGATGCTACTACTTCAAATGGCGATACTATACTGTTAGGGGGAGGCACTTACGCTGCAAATATAGTTATAAGTAAAAGGCTTAGTTTAATGCCCGCTTATGGTGGAAATGTAATACTTCAAGCATCAAATTCATCACTCCCTACAGTTACTGCTTTTTATGGTGGAAGCGGTTCCTTAATTAAGGGTTTCACTATACGGGGGGCTACTAATTCTTATGGTGTTTATATAAGCTCTTATGTTAATAGTTGCAATGTCACTGGAAATATTATAACAAATAATTTATATGGGATCCTTATCGATGCAAACAGTACCCGTATATCTGGAAATAATATAACGGGCAACGCTCATGATGGAATTTATTTTGAAAATGTAAACAATAATTATATAACTGGAAATAATGTGACAGCCAATGGCGGGAACGGAATTATTAATTACTATTCACGAAACAATGCGATATCTGGTAATAAGGTAGCAAACAACACAGGTAATGGAATTGTTCTTTATTATGCCAATAATAACACTGTGTCTGGAAACAATGTAATGGGCAACATTCAAGAAGGAATTTTTCTCTACAATTCAAACAGTACTATTGTGTCGGGAAATAATGTAACTGGAAATAATGCGGATGGAATTGCCATTGGATATGCAAATAACAACACATTATCTGGAAATAATTTGACTGCCAATGTCCATAACGGAATTGACATTAGTTATGCCAATAATAACACTATATCGGGAAATAGCATATCTGGAAATAATGTAACTGTAGTGGGAGTTCATATCGAATATTCCAGTACTAATCGAGTATCCGGAAATAACATAACCTGCAATAGTATTAGTGGAATTTTCTTCAATGATGCACGCAATAACACTATCTCTGGAAACAATGTAACAGGCAATGATAGAGGAATTTACCTTTACAATTCAAACAGTACTGTTGTATCTGGAAATAATGTAAAAGATAATATTCTGGATGGAATTTGTCTCGATAGCTCGAATAATAACACTATATCTGTAAATGATGCATCATTCAATGGCTTAAATGGAATCATTGTTGGATATGCAAATAATAACACCATATCTGGAAATAATGCAACTAATAATGTTCACCATGGAATTTATTTAGACCTTGCTAATGGTAATTGTGTATCTGGAAATATTGCATCGAATAATGTTCTTAGTGGGATTTGTGCTGATAGTTCCAATAATACAACCTTAGTTGGGAGTAAAGTAACAGATAATGATCAAATGGGCATTTTCATTACTTATTCAAATGGTATTTTAATATCTGGAAATAATGTAACGAAAAATGGTATAAATGGGACGATTTACGGTGGAATAATTATTGGTTATTCAAATAACAGCACTATATCTGAAAATAACATAACAAACAATACTGAAAACGGAATTCTCCTTTATAATTCACGTAATGATATTATATTTGGAAATAATGTGACAAATAATACTGAAGGAATTGCCCTTCAAAATGCAAGTAATATCACTATATCTATGAATGATGCGATAAATAGCATTCTGAATGGAATTACTCTTCTTTATTCAAGTAATAATACAATCTCCAGAAACAACGTAACAAATAACCATTATGCAGGAATTTACGTAGATAATTCAGACAGTACTAGAATAACTGAAAATACCATAATTAATAATCAAAATGGTATTTATCTCTACTTTTCCCCAGCAACTGTTAATTTCAACAGAATTGCTCGAAACAGTGTAGGTGGACTTATTAATGCGTATAGCAGCTTTGTAAATGCAACTAACAACTGGTGGGGTACTAATAATCCAACTGTATCTTCCAGTAATGTCAGCGATATATGCATTTTAGGTGGAAATGTCATTTATAACCCATGGATTGTATTGGCTGTGAATTCTGTGCACTGTATAAACGGTACTTTTAATATAACTGCGGATTTAACACATAATAATCATGGAACTGATTTATCACAGTTAGGGCACGTCCCCGATGGAATAATTATTAATTTCACTACAGATTATGGAATAATTGTAAGAAATGTAAATACAATTAATGGAAAAGCCGTATCCCAACTTAATTCTACTGTAAATAGTATAGCTAATATTACTGTCACTTTAGATAACCAGATAGTTTCTAAAACGGTTAATATATTTAATATATACAATACTGTAACTCAGAAAGGGTTTTCTAGCATACAAGCGGCAATTGATGATCTTTCAACCTCTGACGGTGATGTTATTGAGATTATGAGTGGAACTTATAGGGAAAATATTGTTGTAAATAAAAGGATAGTAATAATGGCCTTTCCTGGAGAAAATGTGACAATACAAGCTGTGAATTCTTTAAGTTCTATTGTTACGGTGAATCCGGGTGTGACTGTTACAATTTTTAACTTGATATTTGCTAACGGTAATTATGCATCTGGTCCTGGTGGTGCTATTTATAATAGGGGTAATCTAACTGTAATTAACTGTACTTTTAGAAATAACACTGCTTATTGGGGTGGTGCTATCTGTAATGATGGCAATTTAACTGTAACTGGCAGTACTTTCATGGGTAACACTGCAATTCATGATGGTGGTGCTATAAACAGTAACAACGTTTTAAACGTTAATAATTGTGTTTTCACAAATAATGTTGCGCAGCATGTTTGTGGTGCAATTATCAACTGGCAGGGAACTATGAATGTTACTGGAAGTGGTTTTACTGGTAACACTGCGGCAATGGAAGGTAGTACTATTGGTAATTATTATGGCAGTGCCAATATTAACTTCAACCGGATTGTAGTAAGTGGAAATTATGGGCTTTACAATGCGAATGGTGGGGTTGTAAATGCTACAAATAATTGGTGGGGTTCAAATACAGACCCCACAACTAATTCAAGCAATATTCGCAACAATGGAGGAACAGTAACCTACAATCCATGGTTAGTATTAAACTTAACTGCTAATCCTACAAGAACTAATGGTAATTCAACAGTAACCGCTGATTTAACTCATAACAGTAATGGTGCTGATACTTCGTCGGGAGGTCATGTCCCGGATAATATACCTGTAAATTTCACAACCACATTAGGTAACATGGCTAGTCCAGTTTATACTAGGAATGGAAAGGCCATATTAACATTTAATTCAGGAACAGTCACTTCTGGAGTGGCAAGTGTCACTGCTACGTTGGATGGGCAAATTTTACAGATGAATATCACTATTGATGCAATTGCACCAACTGTAAATGCAACTCTCGCCACTGGACTTTACAATATTACTCAATATGTGAATTTAACAGCATCGGATGCCGTTGATTCAAATCCTGTTATTTATTACACTACTGATGGCAGCACTCCAACAACTTCAAGTACAGTATATGTTGGCCCTATTCTCCTAACCACAACTACTACTTTGAAATTCATGGCAGTTGATTTTACAGGTAATAAATCTCCTGTAGGTATTAAATATTATATCTTTTCACCTGTAGGTAATCTCAACACGGGTTTGGGTTATTCCAGTATACAAAATGCCATTGATGATATTTTAACTGTTAATGGCAATATTATTGTAGTTGCAAATGGGACTTACCTTGAAAATATTGTGTTAAATAAGAACCTCACAATAACTCCTTATGATGGAAACGTGACAATTCAGGCTGCAAGTCCAAACAGCCCTATTATCACTATTAATTCGGGCGGAAACGGATCTTTAATTTTAGGATTTACTTTAACTGGTGCTAATGGAACATCCTCGTCAGGCATTTATCTCAACAATGCCAGCAACTGCACTATTATGGGGAATATTTTGACCAGTAATTATTATGGGCTGCTTCTTGCCAGTTCAACGAATAATACGATATGGGACAACAACTTAACTGGTAATTTAATGGGAGGAATCTGGTTTAACAGTTCAGACAACAACACCATATATTCCAATATTATCACCAATAATTCTGGCCATGGAATTTATCTCTATAACTCAGGAAACACTTTGATAATGGCAAACACCGTCCAGAACAATTTAATGAATGGAATTGAACTCAACAATTCCAGTAACTGTACAATTTATGAAAATACTATAACAGATAACCATCAAAATGGAATTAAAGCTACATCATCCTCTGCCGACATTAATTTCAATATAATTACTGGAAATACTTTTTACGGGCTTTATAATATGGGTAATGGAGCATTAAATGCCACTAACAACTGGTGGGGAACTAACAATCCTGTAGTTTCATTAACCAGTCCCAGTGACATTAACATAGCTGGAGGAACTGTAACATATGATCCATGGCTAGTGCTTAGCTTAACTGGTTCTATGATTACTGTGACACATAACAGTACATCTGACTGCGAGATAACTGCTGATCTAACCCAGGATAACCATGGGAATGATACTTCTTCCTCGGGAACAATACCTGATGGTCTGCCTGTGAATTTCACCACTACGCTGGGAACTATAAACAGTACTGGGACCATTCGAAGTGGTAGGGCTATAGTAATTCTCACATCTAGTTCCTCAGATGGTGCAACAACAGTTGCAGCTACAGTGAATAACTGGCAGGTCTCTAAAGCGTTTCATAAGTCTTTCAGCAGTATTCAATCAGCTGTCAATGATCCTTTAACCATTGATGGTGACGTTATCTTTGTTACAAACGGGACATACATTGAAAATATTGTTGTAAATAAAAACCTCACCATAATCTCTGAGGGTAATGTAACTGTACAGGCATTGAATTCTTCAAACCCTGTTTTCACTGTTAATGACTGCAGTGATTCTATGATTTATGGATTTACAATCACAGGTGCGACACATTCATCAGCTATTTACCTAAATAGAGTTAGCAGCTGCTATGTATTAGATAATACTATTGCAGGAAATGGATTAAACAGCACCGGTGACTTTGGGTATGGGATCTTCCTGAACTCCACCACAAACTGTACGGTCTCAGGGAACATTTTACAGAATAATTTGGGGGGAATTGACCTTGAATACTCGAACAACACTCTCCTATCAGGAAATAACATAACAAACAGTATGTTGAGGGGTATTTATCTTTACCAGGCTAACAATACCACTATATCTGGAAATAATCTTGCAAACAATGACTGTGGTATTCTCTCTGAGTATTCAAATAATCTCACAGTAACATCAAATGATATTAAAAATAACACATATCAAGGTATTTATTTATACAACTCTTCAGGAGACCTTCATTTCAATAGGATAGTTGGAAATGGAGAATATGGACTTTTAAGCAGGGGTGGTACTGTGAATGCTACCAATAACTGGTGGGGAACCAATAATCCTGCAGTGTCTTCAGCAAAACCCAGTGCTATTTACGTGATAAGTGGATCTGTACTTTACAATCCATGGTTGGTTCTTACAATCACCCCAACTTCCTATAAGGTTTCTGATGGTAAGATTTATGAATCTACCATCACAGCAGACTTAAATCACAACAGCAACGGCGAGTATCTTTCAACTATAACTTACATTCCAGAAGGTATACCAGTTAATTTCACAACAGATAATGGCACTATCACCAATAGCAGTTCTACAGTAAAAGGCGAAGCTTCAGCTACTTTGGTGCTGAATCCAAACTTACAATCAGGTTTAACAAACGTAACTGCAAATGTAGATGGGCAAAATGTGTCTGCCGCAGTTGATCGCAGTGCCAATGCAACTATACTCATTGCAAGTACTGCTATTGATTTATCTACTGGTCAGCCGCTTTCTTTGTCTTATGTACTGCCTTTAAATGAGTCTGTTAGCTGGGTGAGTGTGCTGTGGAAGTCCACCAGCTCTGATTTTGGAGTGTTCCAGAATGAAGTGGACTTAATTGTAAATGGGGCTGTGGTTTTAAACAGAACAGTTTCAAATATAAATTACCTTTATTACAAAAATTCTTATTCTCCGAAAGTTTGGTACAATGTAAACTTTTTAAACTGGCTTTTTTCAGAGTCAGCAGCTTCTAAAATGGCACTGCAAAGTATCATTCAACAAAACCCAGAGTTACAGAATTTAACAGGTGATGACCTGGAAATTGGAATATTAAATATAATTAAAGAGAATAATGGGTTTACAAATAGTGAAATGAACATGATTGCAAACCACAGGTACTTCACTGATGATATAGCAACTTATATTAAGTATCCAGGGGACGCTGCTAAAAAGATCACAGTTGAAGACCCAGATAGTAATGAGTTAATAGACCTTGATTTCACTGGCAATCCTATTTCTAGAGTTAGTACTATGATTTATGCGAATGGGGGATACTTCCATGTAGATGATCCGGTCAATCCTACTTCTCTTGTTTATAAATATGCGGGTTATGAAGGCGTTAGAAGCTTTGCAATTGTTACAACTAAAGTTACAGATGATATCTTGCAGTACTGGTTGGATCAAAAGGACAGGACTGATGTAAATGGTACTCTTCTTTATCCGGATGGTCCTATGAAGGCGGCTTATGGAACCTTCTTAGAGGCTCTTTTGATGATTAAGTGTCATGATATGGTTGCTGACCAGGCAGCAGCTCAATACAATGTTTCATGGACACGGACTACGCCTATAATAGTTTCTGTTTTTGATGATGCTTACTGTACGGTTTTAACCTTGGAGTGTAGTCATCGTTTTGGTATGGATGTGATTGGGGATGTAAGTAACATTACGGCTTTCCGTTATGCTTGTTCGTCTGCTGTTAACCCGATTGAGCATATGGTTGGTGAATCATTATTCCCTGGTGGTAATAGTACTTCTATTGTTATGGGTTTGGGGCAGATGATTTTTAATGGTGAAATGGTTGACTTGTTTATGAGTAATGGTTATTTTGTGATGAAGTCCGCAGATAATAGTTTGTTTTTGGTTTTGGATCCTGAGACTGGTATTTTGAGGGATGTTATGGTTTTGAATTCTAGTTTGTCTGGTAGCTGGTGTTATTCTGACCAGCAGGCTGAATGGGCTCATGATCTGGGTGAGAAGCTGATTAATGGTATTGAAAATATTCCTTGGATGAGTTTTATTCCGATATTGGGTATAAATCTGAATATGTTTGGTAGTTCGGGTAGTATTCTTCAGGGAAGTGGTAGTTTAATGTCAATTTTTGAATATGTTGGTGTAGATGGTCCTGCTGCAGAGGTTTTGGCTAGTTTAACAAGGTTTGCAAAAAATCCGCTTACTGCAGCGGTTATTGGAGTAGGTATTACAACGTTTGTGGTTGGTAATTATTTATGTGATAAGTATAACTGGCCGCCGCACCGAGATTTCAATCAAGATGTTCAAACAGTAAAAGATTTAGTATATAATTCCGCGTCAAAAACGATTGGGTTTTTAATTTCGTCAGTATCATATGGTTCAAATAAGATTAATGTTGATATTTCGAAAACAATTGATTTTTTAAACAAAATTGATTGTGATGATGAACTTGATGACGCACAAACAACATTATGGGATTTTTGGGGACCACAAGCATTTAAAAATCTTGGAACTGGTGGTTCTGATGGAAATTCAACAGAATGGGCAAATACGTTTTTAAATACGTTCCGTTTCATTAAAAAGCAATCTATTGATATGTACAAAGGTATACTGGCTGGAGATCCTGTGGCATTTGCTAAAGGTGCTGCTGGTACTGGTGTTGGTCTTGGGTTGCTATCTGTATTGACAAGGGGAGTTATTTATGATACTATTGAGGAATCCTACCAAAAATATAAGAATTATGATTTAAATAATTCTACTTCTGGAGGTTTTGGTGGAGGTGGGGGTAGTGCATTCCCCTAA
- a CDS encoding tetratricopeptide repeat protein, with protein sequence MGLFGGFKNKYNKKSLFKKANTYLENGEFDKALMCYDEVLELDQLFIDAIFYKGIVFRKNSKSDEALECFNKVLELDPEYVDAWVEKGGVLGLFKRKFSESISCLDKALELDSKNVVAWYVKGLILSGPCQHLHEALNCFDRALDLDPDFKPAKESKKLLKASYRMP encoded by the coding sequence ATGGGTTTATTTGGTGGTTTTAAGAATAAATATAATAAAAAATCTTTATTTAAAAAGGCTAATACCTACTTGGAAAATGGTGAATTTGATAAAGCATTAATGTGCTATGATGAAGTTTTAGAGTTAGATCAATTATTTATTGATGCCATTTTTTATAAGGGAATTGTTTTTAGAAAAAATAGTAAATCTGATGAGGCTCTCGAATGTTTCAATAAAGTTTTAGAGTTAGATCCAGAATATGTTGATGCATGGGTTGAGAAAGGAGGAGTTTTAGGATTATTTAAAAGAAAATTTTCTGAATCTATTAGTTGTTTGGATAAGGCTTTGGAATTGGATTCGAAAAATGTTGTAGCTTGGTATGTTAAAGGTTTGATATTATCGGGGCCATGTCAACATTTACATGAAGCATTAAATTGTTTTGATAGGGCTTTGGATTTGGATCCTGATTTTAAGCCTGCTAAAGAGTCTAAAAAGCTTCTTAAAGCTTCTTACAGAATGCCGTGA